In the Flagellimonas sp. HMM57 genome, one interval contains:
- a CDS encoding GH3 auxin-responsive promoter family protein, translating to MSLKAFAAKLFARNIVRKTSKWADNPIRTQQKVFEHLITKAKETQFGKDHDFSAIKTFDDFAKKVPVRDYEALKGYVESIIAGEDDVLWPERPIYFAKTSGTTSGAKYIPITKESIKHQVEASRNAILNYIHETGNADFVDGKMIFLQGSPILEEKGGIKLGRLSGISAHYVPNYLQKNRLPSWETNCIEDWETKVDKIVEETENEDMTVIAGIPSWVQMYFEKLNTKSGKKVGELFKNFQLFIYGGVNYEPYRAKFENLIGRKVDSIELFPASEGFFAYQDSQKELGMLLLLNSGIFYEFIKADEFFEEDAKRLTIGEVKMNVDYVLIISTDAGLWAYNIGDTIRFISLKPYKIIVSGRIKHFISAFGEHVIAKEVEEALKTAVSNTDALVNEFTVAPQTSPEDGELPYHEWFIEFERPPSEISKFSEYIEQSMLQQNSYYLDLIEGNILQPLKITQIKLGGFQDYMKSIGKLGGQNKVQRLSNDRKVADDLAKFQI from the coding sequence ATGTCGTTAAAAGCATTTGCCGCAAAACTTTTTGCCAGGAACATTGTTAGAAAAACAAGTAAATGGGCAGATAATCCTATAAGGACACAACAAAAAGTTTTTGAGCACCTTATTACCAAAGCAAAAGAAACGCAATTTGGCAAAGACCATGACTTTTCGGCTATTAAAACTTTTGATGACTTTGCAAAAAAAGTGCCTGTTAGGGATTATGAAGCACTTAAGGGGTATGTAGAAAGCATAATTGCAGGTGAGGACGATGTTCTCTGGCCAGAAAGGCCTATTTATTTTGCCAAAACATCGGGTACAACTTCTGGTGCAAAGTATATTCCAATTACCAAAGAATCGATAAAGCATCAAGTTGAAGCATCTCGTAATGCGATTTTAAATTATATCCATGAAACGGGCAATGCGGATTTTGTAGACGGTAAAATGATTTTTCTTCAAGGCAGTCCAATACTGGAAGAAAAAGGAGGGATAAAATTAGGGCGTCTTTCAGGTATTTCTGCACACTATGTTCCCAATTACCTTCAAAAGAACAGACTGCCCAGCTGGGAAACCAACTGTATCGAAGATTGGGAAACCAAAGTAGATAAGATTGTGGAAGAGACCGAAAATGAGGATATGACCGTAATTGCGGGAATTCCTTCCTGGGTTCAAATGTATTTTGAAAAGCTCAACACAAAATCAGGAAAAAAGGTTGGCGAACTTTTTAAAAACTTCCAACTTTTTATATATGGAGGTGTAAACTATGAACCGTACAGGGCCAAGTTTGAGAATTTGATTGGACGCAAGGTGGATAGTATTGAGCTATTTCCTGCAAGTGAAGGCTTTTTTGCCTATCAAGATTCCCAAAAGGAGTTGGGAATGCTGCTGTTGCTCAATTCAGGAATATTTTATGAGTTTATAAAAGCGGATGAATTTTTTGAGGAGGATGCAAAGCGCTTGACCATAGGCGAAGTAAAGATGAACGTTGATTATGTCCTTATCATTTCTACGGATGCTGGTCTTTGGGCCTATAACATTGGAGATACCATTCGGTTTATTTCATTAAAGCCTTACAAAATTATTGTTTCTGGAAGGATAAAACATTTTATATCGGCATTTGGGGAACATGTCATAGCAAAGGAAGTGGAGGAAGCATTAAAAACAGCGGTTTCAAATACAGATGCCTTGGTAAACGAGTTTACCGTTGCGCCGCAAACTTCTCCGGAAGATGGTGAGCTACCGTATCATGAATGGTTTATTGAATTTGAAAGACCGCCATCGGAAATTTCTAAATTTTCAGAGTACATAGAGCAAAGTATGCTGCAACAGAACAGTTATTATTTAGATTTGATTGAAGGGAATATACTTCAGCCCTTAAAAATCACTCAAATAAAACTGGGTGGTTTTCAGGATTATATGAAATCCATTGGCAAGCTGGGAGGGCAAAATAAGGTGCAACGGCTTTCCAATGACCGAAAAGTTGCAGACGATTTAGCCAAGTTTCAGATTTAG
- a CDS encoding M23 family metallopeptidase, producing MGKDKRKRKEIKRKLLHKYRLVILNENTFEEKISFKLSRLNVFVTGTLFIIVLIGLTTLFIAFTPLREYIPGYSSTRLKRQATELTYKTDSLVTVLNYTNRYLDNVRLVLRGDIENNETNRDSLFEKFKLDPSTIDLTPIREDLLLREEVELEDKYNLFERNIENVETLLFSPINGTVSQKFDPKNKHFAVDVVAPKDSPVKSIANGTVLFSEWTTETGYVIIVKHQDNLTSVYKHNGSLTKSQGDLVRAGEVIASIGNTGELTTGPHLHFELWKAGKPVNPLNYIDFK from the coding sequence ATGGGAAAGGACAAGAGAAAGAGAAAAGAGATAAAACGCAAGTTATTGCACAAGTATCGCTTGGTCATACTCAACGAGAATACTTTTGAAGAAAAGATATCTTTTAAACTAAGCAGATTGAACGTTTTTGTCACAGGAACTCTTTTTATTATTGTATTGATAGGGCTTACCACACTCTTCATTGCATTTACACCGCTTAGAGAATACATACCGGGGTACTCTTCTACGAGATTGAAAAGACAGGCCACGGAACTTACCTATAAAACGGATTCATTGGTCACTGTTTTAAATTATACCAATAGGTATTTAGATAACGTTCGTCTAGTATTGCGAGGAGATATTGAAAACAATGAAACGAACCGTGATTCATTGTTCGAAAAATTTAAACTAGACCCATCCACAATAGACCTAACCCCCATAAGAGAAGATTTGCTCTTGCGCGAAGAGGTTGAATTAGAAGATAAATACAATCTTTTTGAAAGAAATATCGAAAATGTGGAGACCTTGTTGTTTTCTCCCATTAATGGAACGGTCTCACAAAAATTCGACCCAAAGAACAAGCACTTTGCCGTTGATGTGGTCGCACCTAAAGATTCCCCAGTAAAATCAATAGCTAATGGCACCGTTTTGTTTTCCGAATGGACAACAGAAACAGGTTATGTTATTATTGTTAAGCACCAAGATAATCTTACCTCTGTTTATAAGCACAATGGCTCTTTGACCAAGTCGCAAGGGGATTTGGTGCGTGCAGGAGAAGTTATTGCATCAATTGGTAATACAGGCGAATTGACCACGGGCCCTCATCTTCATTTTGAATTATGGAAAGCGGGGAAACCAGTAAACCCATTGAATTATATTGATTTTAAATAA
- the tatA gene encoding twin-arginine translocase TatA/TatE family subunit, with amino-acid sequence MIAQTIYLGMLGPWQIVLIVLVVLLLFGGKKIPELMRGLGSGIKEFKDASKEEEKLEGGKESES; translated from the coding sequence ATGATTGCTCAAACTATTTATCTTGGTATGCTTGGCCCATGGCAAATTGTACTTATCGTACTGGTAGTTCTTTTGCTTTTTGGAGGAAAAAAGATTCCCGAACTTATGAGAGGTTTGGGCAGTGGTATAAAAGAGTTTAAGGACGCATCAAAAGAAGAGGAGAAATTGGAGGGCGGCAAAGAGTCCGAATCTTAA